The genomic stretch atatattgcatggAAGACTTTAATATATAGTTTGCAAGTTTGTACTGTTTCTATTCCACCTAAATGGTACCCAAGAGATTATAATATTTGAGAGGATGAAACAGAGAGCAGGGATTTTGCCactaaaatgattcattaatgCAAAGCAAGTGATAAtttgaagaaagagagagtaaccACTTCAGTAATAGATATATTTTATCCAGCACTGACCCCGCACTTGTTGCTCCAAATTGAGTATGACATTGACAGCCTGGTGAAGGATGAGCAGTTTGGTCTGTGGTTTGTCCGTGCTCAGGTGTAGTTGACACATGCGGCCAAGCTCTTTAAATGCTTCGTTGATGTCCCGCACACGCAATCTCTCACGCGCGTTGTTGGCTACACGCCGCTCTTTCTCCCGTTCCATCTTCACTTCCGCTGGCAGATCTTCATCGTCCTCATCATCTTTACTATAAGGGGTAGGGAAAAGGAGGtcaatttaaataagaaatgtgtgtttaaaaaacttGCTACAATTTAAAGTTGTTAATTAAAGCAAATGAATTAGTCAAGACACATTCTGAAGTTTTCTGCTATAGTATTACACAGAAGCTACAAGCAAATATCACGAATATCACGAAGATTTAAACCGACTTTtctataaagacatggttttGCTAAAAATATGGACCTTTATCATCACAATCATATCTGAAACAATTGTGTTAAAACACTTTGTGGCAATACTAGCAAGTTTCTTGCTCATACCAAAATAGGTTTCCAATGATGATTCTAGTTTCAAGATGGGTGAAGATATACAAGATATTAAGCACTGTTTTAactgttttccatttttaattaataaccGAATATAATAAACCATATAAGCAagcatatttttcttttaaaaataaagaagtatTAAAAATTGCTTAACAACCTGATGTGTTTGTGATAAGTGAGTTATTATTTACACATGCAGAATTGGTCAGATGATTGCATTTGGGATGAGGAacaaatgcttgtgtgtgtggtttttttcttttcttcatgaTTAAAGCAGTGTTTtggcaaaaacagacaaacagcaaAACAATTTTGTAGGTGTGTGAGAAACAGTGCATAGCTATAGCTAGCAGTTAATAACTATCAATGAATAGTATTAAACACCAGATGAACAATGAGTCTAGTTTTACAAATACAAACCAGTACAAGTCCTAATATATAATCATGTCAGTTCAGTTTTTACCAAGCAAATATTAACCAATGGGGAACGGTCATAAATGTCTGAATGTGTTTACTGTGAAGTGCATATGTTCTACACAATAGAAAGGTTTCGAGCAAGGAATATAATTGACTGATCTTGAAGCGGCTCAGCAGTGCAATCTATAGCGGGAGATAAACTTACTCTTCTCCCTGGTCTGAAACACTTGAATGGATCTGGAGGGAAAACGCCTCCTTTCTGAAAACAATGTGAGAGTTGGGGAGGGGAGGGAAAAGACCatgagagagagcagtgtgccTGGGATAAGCCCAGACACTTTGGAAACAGACTCGGCCCTTTGTTCAAGTGAATGAACACAATAACCTAAAtacaacattacacacagttCGGTGGAAGGGCGTGATTTATACAGTCTCTCTTTGAGCCATGCAAGATGTGGAAGACTCAATTCTCAAATCATCTGTATGTCAAAGAAATGTTTACTAACATCATAACATAATATCATAATATACCTTGTTCTGTTGCGAGACACTTTGGGGTCCTTCCTTTCCTCTTCAGACTTATCTGCAATGGAAGAGTTGTCGTCGTCATCTTTGTCTTCCCTCTTGATGTCGGAGCTGTTTGAAGAGTGTGTGGCTACACCACCTGGCAAACCTGCAAGCAGAGAACTAGTATAAAAACACAAGCAAAGCACAACCATAAATCTCTCTGCACAGCTGAAGGTCATTTGGTAAGATCTAGTTGGTACGGACTAGTGAAGCCCTCTGGTGCTCCTGTAGGCTGTGGAGTGCCGGAGGCGTGGGACGTTGGTAATAGGCTGCTGCTGGGAGGGAGGCATGCAGGGTCATCGTGATGGCTTCCACCCTGCAAACACAAGTCAATACAGAGAAAGGTTACTAAACATGTGAATGCCTTTcaatatagttttatatatacaaattaCAGTTATTAAGGTTTAGACAAAACCCAAGTGAATAATCAAACAGGGAAactataaaaagacaaaaataatcaaGATAATTTTTATCATAAAAGTAGTGGTTTGCTGCTGTgactaaattaaatgaataaagtaaCTTTTTTGTGGCTATTACATCACGCCTGTAACATGTAACTCGATTTGCCCTTTAAAGGTTTTCTGACAAAATCTCTATTGGAGAAAGATGTAAAATTTAACATACAGTCATAAATTGAATCCACCTCCGCTATATCATTGGAATCAGAAAGTGTCAAAGGTCTAAAAATGTATGTTAACTGTTTCAGAGGTAGAATTAATACAGTGCTGCTTTTCaaagttacacaaacacaatgtaatCTGGTGAATAATGCCAATGCCAGAATGATTCCCTGTTAATCCAGGTGCTTGGTGAGCTTACCATAGCAGGATGTCTGTTGCTCAGAGCCAGACCAGCACCAGGAAATCCCTGGCCAAGGCTTCCCAGGGATCCATTATGAACAGACGCGGAGACAGCATTCAGCAGACTGTGAACCTCTGAATGGGCTCCACCAAGGTTTGCACCTGGGCCCTGACCCACTGCATGACTGCGCAGAACATGGATGGCCTCCTCTAGATGGTCTTCCATTTTATTCTGCTGTTAAAGTAATGCAGAAGCAtgacaaaaacactaaacaaaaacctttttttttttttgccttttttaccGTTCACAGCTGATTACTTTAGGGTTTAATATTTGGCTATTTTATAAGCCTCAAGAAAGGTTCTTGATACTTACAAGTGCATGTAGTCCACCTTCATAACTAGGTGAGAGAGTTGTTTGGCTAGAAGATCTTGGCCACTGAGAAGCGCCTATGGAACAGAATGTCAGCATGAATCAAACAAAGAATACATTAAAATCTGACATGCAGTAGCAAATAAGGAACAAGAGAGGGCGCTCCAATGATGTGTTTGGGGGAAAAGGGAAGCTCGTTTGCAGTCTGGGCATGAGCTTGCAAACACCGCAGCAGGAAAGTGCAGTTCTAATATCTGCCTTTCTTTTATCATGACTTTCTCATCGACATTCCATATACAGTAAAACAAGTTTACTTGGAGAGTCATTAAGTGATATGAACTGGCCATATGACCAAAACAGTATTGTCGAGGTTTGGCAGGGTTTAGGAAAAATGTTGCATGTGACATACCTGCAATGCCCTGGGGTGAGCCGACTGGCGTTGAAGGTGTGGAGGGGAAATTGTTGCTATTGTGGTCTGAAGGGTAGATCTGTGATAAGTAAACACACTCGGTTATTTTCATTAAACCAACACAAGTATGAGGTAGGAGTACATAGATATAGAGTTAGGCATGGGCAAGATCATGTTCTGTAGTATACGACACAATTAGTCATTATACTTTAAATACTATAGCAGTGAAACTAGTAAATCAGTTTTAATCACAGCCTGTAGGGCAGAAACTAATGAGTCCCCACTCACCGAGGCTAGGGCTTTTCCAATCTCATCACCTGAGCTGCCTGTAGCTGAACTTCTACTGACTGTAAGAAGGGGAGAAAAATAGTTATTTACTACCATTTAAAAACACTACCCCACTTCAGGTAGGCttgaaatttatatttaagataaaaaaaaaattaaaaacgtATGCCAGTAATAGTAAACCCAATTGGGAAAAGTGTCCCTAAAGGGAAAACAATGGATTTTTCAAGAACGATTCATTTCTTAATAGAGCCTTTCTTGGGACATTGAGAAATTTTatgataaataattattatgtttGATTTCGCAAAACAGATTCTGTGGCTTTGAAGCAAACACTTCCCACATGCAAATTACTACAAGAAAATATAATACCCAGAAGCTTTTAGCCACAGCATCTACCAAATTAGCTAATGTTAGAAATTAACAC from Tachysurus fulvidraco isolate hzauxx_2018 chromosome 2, HZAU_PFXX_2.0, whole genome shotgun sequence encodes the following:
- the tcf3b gene encoding transcription factor 3b isoform X4; this encodes MFAPPVANGKTRPTTLASSQFGGSGLDERSGSSPWAAGEQGSPSFNHGRSYSDSAHYSEHDGLSSPFLSSGIGGKNERGPYTSFGTQQGFLPSDIVMANADAMSPSGLKSGSQFYPTFSNNPRRRPPDGNIDTQPKKIRKPPGLPSSVYASTSGDEYPRDGAGYPGSKTGPVYPGSFYMQEGLHPSPDPWASSGPLGQSGYSAMLGNSPHISQPGSFTAINPQDRMKRQPLPLSPQNYPLHGADVNGFHSGSGAYNHTSSINGADSIMVSRSSATGSSGDEIGKALASIYPSDHNSNNFPSTPSTPVGSPQGIAGASQWPRSSSQTTLSPSYEGGLHALQNKMEDHLEEAIHVLRSHAVGQGPGANLGGAHSEVHSLLNAVSASVHNGSLGSLGQGFPGAGLALSNRHPAMGGSHHDDPACLPPSSSLLPTSHASGTPQPTGAPEGFTSLPGGVATHSSNSSDIKREDKDDDDNSSIADKSEEERKDPKVSRNRTRKEAFSLQIHSSVSDQGEDKDDEDDEDLPAEVKMEREKERRVANNARERLRVRDINEAFKELGRMCQLHLSTDKPQTKLLILHQAVNVILNLEQQVRERNLNPKAACLKRREEEKVSGVVGDSPMQLPGPHPTLGGDGHSSVGHI